In Clupea harengus chromosome 1, Ch_v2.0.2, whole genome shotgun sequence, one DNA window encodes the following:
- the LOC105891770 gene encoding zinc finger protein 250, protein MTSNIDVSVSFLKYELASTIEQAVRSAVDTVLKDTARVVGIKLAAARTAAAESHRENQSLRERLELSESELKAVRYYMTAAEKNIKQCLLLNNQNQPRPSAVRPQSEDNLFLFSPNTVESSQLTRDHSSHRTVKTFRNSPGRTSFSRTLPSVGLCLPTLQSEWPRSVTSRRRIRSSVALNQPLSLSQATQAPTEPNQILTGIEEGDGQFFIADDGVINKEYKGTMISTDDGNRIPEEQEAPVQSEDISDLTRFEFEVGGAAGNVNELGLIQVLEDHEEVKDAMIKIEDDPEPQNMVGPVPDPSAAAAAAAAAEVTASSSSLLSQVSGPLMGMGMGMGMGEASVPLQSTVQTSRDGSEKIYRCNVCGRGFRRFYCLKTHQRIHTGERPYPCRYCEKRFRHLDSLHKHQRIHTGERPYRCAQCGCCFRELGQLKKHRLTHSPAQTATTTPPHPSLSLLPSTASFTWPHLDST, encoded by the exons atgaCGTCAAATATAGACGTCAGTGTCTCTTTTCTTAAATATGAACTGGCCTCCACGATTGAGCAAGCAGTGAGGTCTGCAGTGGACACCGTTTTGAAAGATACAGCACGGGTTGTGGGTATCAAACTAGCTGCCGCTCGCACCGCCGCGGCTGAGTCCCACCGAGAGAACCAAAGTTTGAGGGAACGATTGGAGTTATCAGAGAGTGAATTAAAAGCTGTGCGGTACTATATGACCGCGGCCGAAAAGAATATCAAACAGTGCCTACTTCTTAATAACCAGAACCAACCTCGACCCAGTGCAGTGCGGCCACAGTCCGAAgacaatctctttctcttctcaccCAACACCGTTGAAAGCAGTCAGTTGACTAGAGACCACTCTAGCCACCGCACCGTAAAGACTTTTAGAAACTCTCCAGGAAGGACTAGTTTCTCCAGAACACTTCCAAGCGTAGGTCTGTGCCTACCTACTCTCCAGTCAGAATGGCCCAGGAGTGTAACCAGTCGTCGCAGAATCAGATCATCAGTGGCACTGaaccagcctctctctctcagccaggcCACCCAGGCCCCGACGGAACCAAACCAGATCTTAACTGGAATCGAGGAAGGAGACGGCCAGTTTTTCATTGCCGACGACGGTGTCATTAATAAGG AGTACAAAGGCACAATGATCTCCACAGATGATGGCAACAGGATTCCTGAAGAGCAGGAAGCGCCAGTGCAATCAGAGGACATATCAGACCTTACCAGATTTGAATTTGAAGTGGGTGGTGCTGCTGGGAATGTTAATGAACTGGGCCTCATTCAGGTGCTGGAGGACCATGAGGAGGTCAAAGACGCAATGATCAAGATCGAAGACGACCCAGAGCCTCAGAATATGGTTGGTCCTGTGCCTGATCCAAgtgcagcggcagcggcagcggcagcagcagaagTGACTGCGTCCTCGTCTTCCTTACTGTCCCAGGTGTCAGGCCCtctgatggggatggggatggggatggggatgggtgaGGCCAGCGTCCCCCTCCAGAGCACGGTGCAGACCTCCAGGGACGGATCGGAGAAGATCTACCGCTGCAACGTGTGCGGACGCGGCTTCCGGCGCTTCTACTGCCTGAAGACGCACCAGCGCATCCACACGGGGGAGCGACCCTACCCGTGCCGGTACTGCGAGAAGCGCTTCCGCCACCTGGACAGCCTGCACAAGCACCAGCGCATCCACACCGGCGAGAGGCCTTACCGCTGCGCACAGTGCGGTTGCTGCTTCCGCGAGCTGGGCCAGCTGAAGAAGCACAGGCTCACCCACTCCCCTGCCCAGACTGCCACCACcacgccaccccacccctcGCTCTCACTCCTGCCCAGCACAGCGTCCTTCACTTGGCCCCACCTGGACTCCACTTAG